The following proteins come from a genomic window of Campylobacter coli 76339:
- a CDS encoding DNA-binding protein HU, whose protein sequence is MTKADFISQVAQTAGLTKKDATAATDAVISTITDVLAKGDSVSFIGFGTFSTTERAAREARVPSTGKTIKVPATRVAKFKVGKNLKDAVAKAKKKK, encoded by the coding sequence ATGACTAAAGCAGATTTCATTTCACAAGTTGCTCAAACCGCTGGGCTAACAAAAAAAGATGCTACTGCTGCTACTGATGCAGTTATTTCTACTATCACTGATGTATTGGCTAAAGGTGATAGCGTTAGCTTTATAGGTTTTGGTACTTTCTCAACAACTGAAAGAGCTGCAAGAGAAGCAAGAGTACCAAGCACTGGTAAAACTATTAAGGTTCCTGCAACTAGAGTTGCTAAATTTAAAGTAGGTAAAAACCTTAAAGACGCTGTTGCAAAAGCTAAAAAGAAAAAATAA
- a CDS encoding Copper metallochaperone, bacterial analog of Cox17 protein, with the protein MKKIITLSALLALSLYAKDIEIKDAFIKQTPPNAVNSAIFLTIVNNTDKDISLIDAKTNINQVSELHTHEHKHGMKAMIQIPKIPIKAHSSTELKPGGYHIMLFKLNQAIDKNTKANLTLIFDNNQSLEVRDIGSKEL; encoded by the coding sequence ATGAAAAAAATTATTACTTTAAGTGCCTTACTTGCATTAAGTCTTTATGCTAAAGATATAGAAATTAAAGATGCATTTATAAAACAAACCCCACCTAATGCTGTTAATAGCGCTATTTTTCTTACTATTGTTAATAATACTGATAAAGATATCTCTCTAATAGATGCAAAAACCAATATCAATCAAGTCAGCGAATTGCATACTCATGAGCATAAACACGGTATGAAAGCTATGATACAAATTCCAAAAATACCTATTAAAGCACATTCTAGTACTGAGCTAAAACCTGGGGGCTATCATATCATGCTTTTCAAGCTCAATCAAGCTATTGATAAAAATACAAAAGCAAATTTAACTTTAATTTTTGATAATAATCAAAGCCTAGAAGTCCGCGATATAGGATCGAAAGAGTTGTAA
- a CDS encoding Campylobacter invasion antigen B (CiaB): MNNFKELAKLVKNRKENINLLYDLLETNQWNEYFERLLALSELKKDKTTLLAILRRLVDLKEENLIQEWKKNNFKEEKITELKHKFYEEIRKFYENEHQELINELKERKIVNDFYQNLIQGVHNIGLIINAFEVSWTKEIIEKNNKILAMQFPKLDDAMEFLRKNQLYQTTPQGDICERSYGVLVRIGNMWKFVPYARFFENEILKLEFAFDDMIDKLNQIAKNEDELAYIEYFRKLKLAFCEKEEEKVIGAWQEAEFAWMKVKSPLQVGHPLEYYEDSYTHAVALEWDIRIEDESDFDALNFSKDIKQSFMRVYENIGVEDEELKNEVLHNIDKTQLYVCAPMIYYGAELKGLFSAQVVPNDEFVSSIAGKKIFAFLNFVYENAKTKPFMKIASEIFDKDFLDYGRDILFFKEKIWKRVYEVSTIGHEFGHIFFIAKDSEKLMNQSGFFKNIEEYKATSGGLINFFYHEQEDLKLPVFHELIKRAVSLIAWQRVEEVKPYYTEGLIHLSLLFQSGVLEFKNDKLIINFNLDYYEKFKESTLKNYHDLAKHYTLKLDAKEFLNRFCILENDIFIPLHPECKEFVQFYYSLYEKIGNELDDSGEFERYKMTKKILKRLIFT; the protein is encoded by the coding sequence ATGAATAATTTTAAAGAATTAGCAAAACTTGTAAAAAACCGTAAAGAAAATATCAATCTTTTATACGATCTTTTAGAAACCAATCAATGGAATGAGTATTTTGAAAGACTTTTAGCTCTTAGCGAACTAAAAAAAGATAAAACAACACTTTTAGCTATATTAAGACGCTTGGTTGATCTTAAAGAAGAAAATCTAATACAAGAATGGAAAAAGAATAACTTTAAAGAGGAAAAAATTACTGAGCTTAAACATAAATTCTATGAAGAAATAAGAAAATTTTATGAAAACGAGCATCAAGAACTGATTAATGAACTTAAAGAAAGAAAAATCGTAAATGATTTTTATCAAAATCTCATCCAAGGAGTGCACAATATAGGCTTAATCATCAATGCTTTTGAGGTTTCTTGGACTAAGGAGATTATAGAAAAAAACAATAAAATTTTAGCAATGCAATTTCCAAAATTAGATGATGCAATGGAATTTTTACGAAAAAATCAACTTTATCAGACAACTCCACAGGGTGATATTTGTGAAAGAAGCTATGGTGTTTTGGTAAGAATAGGAAATATGTGGAAATTTGTTCCTTATGCAAGATTTTTTGAAAATGAAATTTTAAAACTTGAATTTGCTTTTGATGATATGATCGATAAATTAAACCAAATAGCTAAAAATGAAGACGAGTTAGCTTATATAGAGTATTTTCGAAAATTAAAGTTAGCTTTTTGTGAAAAAGAAGAAGAAAAGGTTATAGGAGCTTGGCAAGAAGCTGAATTTGCATGGATGAAGGTAAAATCTCCATTGCAAGTAGGTCATCCTTTAGAATACTATGAAGACAGTTATACTCATGCTGTAGCTTTAGAATGGGATATAAGAATAGAAGATGAAAGCGATTTTGATGCCTTGAATTTTTCAAAAGATATCAAGCAAAGCTTTATGCGTGTATATGAAAATATCGGCGTTGAAGATGAAGAGCTTAAAAATGAAGTTTTACACAATATTGATAAAACACAACTTTATGTTTGTGCGCCAATGATTTACTATGGAGCCGAGCTTAAGGGTTTGTTTTCTGCGCAGGTTGTTCCTAATGATGAATTTGTAAGCTCTATCGCAGGAAAAAAAATCTTTGCTTTTTTAAATTTCGTTTATGAAAATGCTAAAACAAAACCTTTTATGAAGATTGCCAGTGAAATTTTTGATAAAGATTTTTTAGATTACGGAAGAGATATTTTATTTTTTAAAGAGAAAATTTGGAAAAGAGTTTATGAAGTTTCAACTATAGGTCATGAATTTGGTCATATATTTTTTATTGCTAAAGATAGCGAAAAGCTTATGAATCAAAGTGGATTTTTTAAAAATATCGAAGAGTATAAAGCAACAAGTGGTGGGCTTATTAATTTCTTTTATCACGAGCAAGAGGATTTAAAACTACCTGTTTTTCACGAGCTTATCAAAAGAGCTGTATCTTTGATAGCTTGGCAAAGAGTTGAAGAGGTTAAACCTTATTATACAGAAGGATTAATTCATCTTTCATTATTGTTTCAAAGTGGAGTTTTGGAATTTAAAAATGATAAATTAATTATTAATTTTAATCTAGATTATTATGAAAAATTTAAGGAATCAACTTTAAAAAATTATCATGATTTAGCCAAGCATTACACCTTGAAACTCGATGCTAAAGAATTTTTAAATCGTTTTTGTATTTTAGAAAATGATATTTTTATACCACTTCATCCTGAATGCAAAGAGTTTGTTCAATTCTATTATAGTTTGTATGAAAAAATAGGTAATGAGCTTGATGATAGCGGTGAATTCGAGCGTTACAAGATGACAAAAAAAATCTTAAAAAGGCTTATTTTTACTTGA
- a CDS encoding Putative periplasmic protein produces MKKIFFILASGLSLLILYLIFDFYVLKDRATLNQTEALPSLSCDLNVESCTYDFKDRKVLVSMDPKPIQSLEVTNLKIKNLGNYENLKIRIYGLNMFMGDIMPKVNKVNETDYESKLVLAACVLELMRFRAEVLEDDKPIGFYFDFDLRR; encoded by the coding sequence ATGAAAAAAATATTTTTTATCTTGGCCTCAGGCCTCTCTCTTTTAATTCTTTATCTTATATTTGATTTTTATGTTCTTAAAGACAGAGCAACCCTAAATCAAACCGAAGCTTTACCGTCCTTAAGTTGCGATTTAAATGTAGAAAGTTGCACCTATGATTTTAAAGATAGAAAAGTTTTAGTTTCCATGGATCCAAAACCTATTCAATCCTTAGAAGTTACAAATTTGAAAATTAAAAATTTAGGAAATTATGAGAATTTAAAGATTAGAATTTATGGCTTAAATATGTTTATGGGAGATATAATGCCTAAAGTTAACAAAGTAAACGAAACAGATTATGAATCAAAATTGGTTTTAGCTGCGTGTGTACTTGAGCTTATGCGTTTTAGAGCTGAAGTTTTGGAAGATGATAAACCTATTGGTTTTTATTTTGACTTTGATTTAAGAAGATGA
- a CDS encoding Putative ABC-type amino-acid transporter permease protein has translation MENVFNAQNIEFLMQGLALTLKIALATCVISIIFGTFLAITKNYGDRFSRFLATCYIDIFRNTPLLLWMLAACFVLPSFFPQMPQAFWGTIGFSLYTSSVMAEIIRGGLNSIPKGQFEAAYSQGFSKFFTLFYIILPQTFRKVVPSLLSQIVTTVKDTAYLAGLQIAELTYNSKNILARLTSFDEILATIGFVAVIYFIICFSLSMLVRYYAKKTAYVS, from the coding sequence ATGGAAAATGTTTTTAATGCTCAAAATATTGAATTTTTAATGCAAGGTCTAGCCCTTACTCTTAAAATTGCTTTAGCAACTTGTGTTATTTCTATTATTTTTGGAACTTTTTTAGCTATCACTAAAAACTATGGAGATAGATTCAGTAGATTCTTAGCAACTTGCTATATAGATATTTTTAGAAATACTCCATTGCTCTTATGGATGCTTGCTGCTTGTTTTGTTTTGCCTTCCTTTTTTCCACAAATGCCACAAGCTTTTTGGGGAACCATAGGATTTTCGTTGTATACAAGTTCAGTTATGGCTGAAATTATACGTGGTGGCTTAAATTCGATTCCAAAAGGACAATTTGAAGCAGCTTATTCGCAAGGATTTAGTAAATTTTTTACTCTTTTTTATATTATTTTACCTCAAACTTTTAGAAAAGTTGTTCCGTCTTTATTATCTCAAATTGTAACCACTGTAAAAGATACAGCTTACTTAGCAGGTTTACAAATAGCAGAACTGACTTATAATTCTAAAAATATTTTAGCTAGACTTACAAGTTTTGATGAAATTTTAGCTACTATAGGTTTTGTCGCTGTTATTTATTTTATTATATGTTTTTCATTGTCTATGCTTGTAAGATATTATGCTAAAAAAACAGCCTATGTATCTTAA
- a CDS encoding Cysteine synthase, with product MRVYKKVNELIGNTPIIQLEKFGANLFAKCEFLNPSHSIKDRAAFEMIQNALNEGKIDSKTVIVEATSGNTGIALAMICADLGLQFIAVMPESMSLERRKMITLFGAKLELTPANLGMKGAVDKANEILKNTPNSFMPSQFENLANKNAHRKTTALEILNDLDNDLDIFVAGFGTGGTISGVGEILKETLDKIHIVAVEPLASPLLSKGEAGSHKIQGIGANFIPSILNKDIIDEIIAVSNEDAINTAKELARNGLMVGISSGANVFVASILAKKFPDKKILTMLNDTAERYLSTDLFS from the coding sequence ATGAGAGTTTATAAAAAAGTAAATGAGCTTATAGGCAATACTCCTATAATACAATTAGAGAAATTTGGTGCAAATCTTTTTGCCAAATGTGAATTTTTAAATCCAAGCCACTCAATCAAAGATAGAGCTGCTTTTGAAATGATTCAAAATGCTTTAAATGAAGGTAAAATCGATTCTAAAACAGTTATAGTCGAAGCTACAAGTGGAAATACGGGTATTGCATTGGCGATGATTTGTGCAGATTTGGGACTTCAATTTATAGCCGTTATGCCAGAATCTATGAGTTTAGAAAGACGCAAGATGATTACTCTTTTTGGAGCAAAACTCGAATTAACACCTGCGAATTTAGGCATGAAAGGTGCAGTGGATAAAGCTAATGAGATTTTAAAAAATACTCCAAATTCTTTCATGCCATCACAATTTGAAAATTTGGCTAATAAAAATGCACACCGTAAAACCACTGCTTTAGAAATATTAAACGATTTAGACAATGATCTTGATATTTTTGTGGCAGGTTTTGGAACAGGTGGAACCATCAGTGGTGTTGGAGAAATTTTAAAAGAAACATTAGATAAAATTCACATCGTTGCAGTAGAGCCTTTGGCTTCTCCATTGCTTAGCAAGGGTGAGGCGGGGAGTCATAAAATACAAGGTATAGGTGCAAATTTTATCCCTAGTATTTTAAATAAAGATATTATAGATGAAATTATTGCAGTAAGCAATGAAGATGCGATAAATACTGCTAAAGAGCTTGCTAGAAACGGACTTATGGTAGGAATTTCAAGCGGTGCAAATGTATTTGTGGCAAGTATTTTGGCTAAAAAATTTCCAGATAAAAAAATTCTTACTATGCTAAATGATACAGCTGAAAGATATCTTTCAACCGATCTTTTTAGTTAA
- a CDS encoding Carbon starvation protein A yields MARFGTKILWLFVAALGAICFAHLALQNGESVSAIYLVVAAVCIYMIGYRFYGRFVAYKVLELDKNRATPAVLENDGRDFVPTNKTVLFGHHFAAIAGAGPLVGPILAAQMGYLPSMLWILVGGVLAGAVHDFVVLFISTRRRGRSLGEIIKDEMGKFTGSVAMVAIFGIMLIIIAILAMVVVKALAESPWGLFTIAMTIPIAIFMGVYMRFIRPGRVGEASIIGFVLLILAIHYGSVIAADPYWAKIFTLEAPTLAIIMMAYGFIAAVLPVWFLLAPRDYLSTFLKIGVIVVMAVAIIIVAPDLQMPKANTQYFDGTGPVFAGAIFPFLFITIACGAISGFHALISSGTTPKMLENETHALPVGYGSMLAESAVAIMALICACILHPGLYFAINSSSALIGTDVASAAQAISSWGFSITPEEITALTTNIGEYTILSRTGGAPTFAIGVALILHELFGGIDLMAFWYHFAILFEALFILTAVDAGTRACRFMVQDILGNVYKPLGNIHSYPAGILATALSVAGWGYFLYQGAIDPKGGIYTLWPLFGVSNQMLAGMALLLATTILVKMGKAKYTWVTLVPATFVLVATLYGGIQKIMPYEEGNKVGNAVSHVAAVTIQSQKIQDLELKLNNAKDESEIAAIEKQISIATQSKIGNLINAILCVFFMLATLLVIISCIGICLGKIKIPLKETKYIKLNEFQKV; encoded by the coding sequence ATGGCTCGTTTTGGAACTAAAATTTTATGGTTGTTTGTTGCAGCTTTAGGTGCTATTTGTTTTGCTCATTTGGCTTTACAAAATGGCGAGAGTGTATCAGCAATTTATTTAGTAGTTGCTGCCGTGTGTATCTATATGATAGGATATAGATTTTATGGACGTTTTGTAGCATATAAAGTTTTAGAACTTGACAAAAATCGTGCTACACCTGCGGTTTTAGAAAATGATGGACGCGATTTTGTTCCTACAAATAAAACAGTTTTATTTGGACACCATTTTGCTGCTATTGCAGGTGCTGGTCCCTTGGTAGGTCCTATTTTGGCCGCTCAAATGGGATATTTGCCTTCTATGCTTTGGATTTTAGTAGGAGGTGTTTTAGCAGGTGCTGTCCATGACTTTGTTGTGCTTTTTATCTCTACTCGTAGAAGAGGTAGAAGCTTAGGTGAGATCATTAAAGATGAAATGGGTAAATTTACCGGTAGTGTTGCTATGGTAGCAATTTTTGGTATTATGCTCATTATCATTGCTATTTTGGCTATGGTTGTGGTAAAAGCTCTAGCAGAGTCACCTTGGGGATTGTTTACAATCGCGATGACTATTCCTATAGCAATTTTTATGGGAGTATATATGCGTTTTATTCGCCCAGGTAGAGTAGGTGAGGCTTCGATTATAGGTTTTGTGCTTTTAATCTTAGCAATTCATTATGGTAGTGTTATAGCTGCTGATCCTTATTGGGCAAAAATATTTACCCTAGAAGCTCCAACTTTAGCGATTATCATGATGGCTTATGGTTTTATTGCAGCTGTTTTGCCAGTATGGTTTTTATTGGCTCCAAGAGATTATCTTTCTACTTTCTTAAAGATCGGTGTTATTGTTGTAATGGCGGTAGCTATTATTATCGTTGCGCCTGATTTACAAATGCCAAAAGCAAATACTCAGTATTTTGACGGAACAGGTCCTGTATTTGCAGGTGCTATTTTTCCATTTTTATTTATAACTATTGCTTGTGGAGCTATCAGTGGTTTCCATGCTCTTATTTCAAGTGGAACTACTCCAAAAATGCTTGAAAATGAAACCCACGCTTTACCTGTTGGATATGGTTCTATGCTTGCGGAAAGTGCTGTAGCGATTATGGCTTTAATTTGTGCTTGTATTTTACATCCCGGTCTTTATTTTGCTATAAATTCAAGTTCTGCTTTAATAGGAACTGATGTTGCAAGTGCGGCACAAGCTATTTCAAGCTGGGGATTTAGTATCACTCCTGAAGAAATTACTGCTTTAACCACAAATATAGGAGAATACACTATACTTTCTAGAACAGGTGGAGCTCCGACTTTTGCTATAGGTGTAGCTTTGATTTTACATGAGCTTTTTGGTGGTATTGATCTTATGGCTTTTTGGTATCATTTTGCTATATTGTTTGAAGCTTTGTTTATTTTAACAGCTGTAGATGCTGGAACTAGAGCTTGTCGTTTTATGGTGCAAGATATCTTAGGTAATGTTTATAAACCTTTAGGGAATATTCATAGCTATCCAGCTGGAATTTTAGCAACTGCATTGAGTGTTGCAGGATGGGGATATTTTCTTTATCAAGGTGCAATCGATCCTAAAGGTGGGATTTATACCCTTTGGCCTCTTTTTGGTGTGAGCAATCAAATGCTTGCAGGTATGGCTTTACTTCTTGCTACAACTATACTTGTAAAAATGGGTAAAGCAAAATACACTTGGGTGACTTTAGTTCCTGCTACATTTGTTTTAGTGGCAACTTTATATGGAGGAATACAAAAAATTATGCCTTATGAGGAAGGGAATAAAGTAGGAAATGCTGTAAGCCATGTGGCAGCAGTTACTATACAAAGTCAAAAAATTCAAGATTTAGAATTGAAATTAAATAATGCTAAGGATGAAAGTGAAATTGCGGCGATTGAAAAACAAATTTCTATAGCTACTCAAAGCAAGATTGGAAATTTAATCAATGCTATTCTTTGTGTATTTTTCATGTTAGCAACATTGCTTGTCATAATCTCTTGCATAGGAATTTGCCTAGGTAAGATCAAAATTCCACTAAAAGAAACCAAATATATTAAGCTTAATGAATTTCAAAAAGTTTAA
- a CDS encoding Cytochrome oxidase biogenesis protein Sco1/SenC/PrrC, putative copper metallochaperone, which translates to MKKVFLIIIALIAVGIAVFYFMSKNQYDFNLRSAFKEQTTLEDFKGKKLIVYFGYTFCPDICPSTLSLIGRNLKILKDPKAHVLFISLDISRDGNLTSTNEWLRYFYPNADALIAKDDSVLKKVAKNYGVQYKKIDINDSVMKYSVAHSSEIFLIDENGKLQKVIRDLNPEEVAKELKIFLSSK; encoded by the coding sequence ATGAAAAAAGTTTTTTTGATTATTATCGCACTTATTGCGGTGGGGATAGCAGTTTTTTATTTTATGAGTAAAAATCAATACGACTTCAATCTAAGATCTGCTTTTAAAGAACAAACCACATTAGAAGACTTCAAAGGCAAAAAACTTATAGTTTATTTTGGTTATACTTTTTGTCCTGATATTTGTCCCTCTACCCTCTCTTTAATCGGTAGAAATTTAAAAATCCTTAAAGATCCAAAAGCTCATGTTCTTTTTATTTCTTTGGATATTTCTAGAGATGGCAATTTAACTTCAACTAATGAGTGGTTAAGATACTTTTATCCTAATGCAGACGCCCTTATTGCAAAAGATGATAGTGTTTTAAAGAAAGTGGCTAAAAATTATGGAGTTCAATATAAAAAAATAGATATCAATGATTCTGTTATGAAGTATTCCGTTGCACACAGTAGTGAAATTTTTCTTATTGATGAAAATGGAAAGTTGCAAAAAGTCATTAGAGATTTAAATCCTGAAGAAGTTGCAAAAGAGCTTAAAATCTTTCTAAGCTCTAAATAA
- a CDS encoding Putative periplasmic protein, with translation MLKKILAFYFVCASSLGASDLVKIYLNQGLDAVGIAIEKELTNKEFWLDEIGDKNISLGYYDDDVAIVLTNKTDKVLRVYSYHNGKIKQDFEQKAIITGLMGDKKVEGDLKTPVGFYELGRKFNPGDPYYGPFAFATTYPNLLDKVQGKTGGGIWIHGYPLDGTRLDEFRTRGCIALFNENLEEFAKVVQDKKVFAMTEEKEKVRAKKEDIAILLADLFAWKLAWTDSNINDYLNFYDEKEFKRFDKMNFNQFASMKKSIFARKEDKKIQFSDINISPYPNLNNETMYRISFYEDYYTKNYQFKGDKILYVKIDSKGKMKILAEQ, from the coding sequence TTGCTTAAGAAAATTTTAGCATTTTATTTTGTGTGCGCTTCAAGCCTCGGGGCTTCTGATTTAGTAAAAATTTATTTAAATCAAGGTTTGGATGCTGTAGGTATAGCAATTGAAAAAGAATTAACAAATAAAGAATTTTGGTTAGATGAAATAGGTGATAAAAATATTTCTTTGGGGTACTACGATGATGATGTTGCCATTGTGCTTACAAATAAAACAGACAAAGTTCTTCGTGTTTATTCTTATCATAATGGAAAAATTAAACAAGATTTTGAGCAAAAAGCTATCATTACAGGACTTATGGGAGATAAAAAAGTCGAGGGGGATTTAAAAACTCCAGTGGGTTTTTACGAACTTGGACGCAAATTCAATCCAGGGGATCCTTACTATGGTCCTTTTGCATTTGCTACAACTTATCCAAATTTACTTGATAAAGTTCAAGGCAAAACAGGTGGAGGAATTTGGATCCATGGTTATCCTTTGGATGGAACAAGATTAGATGAATTTAGAACACGCGGTTGTATAGCTTTATTTAATGAAAATCTTGAAGAATTTGCTAAAGTAGTACAAGATAAAAAAGTATTTGCTATGACAGAGGAAAAAGAAAAAGTCAGAGCTAAAAAAGAAGATATAGCTATTTTACTTGCAGATCTTTTTGCTTGGAAGCTAGCTTGGACAGATAGCAATATCAATGATTATTTAAATTTCTACGATGAAAAAGAATTCAAGCGTTTTGATAAAATGAATTTCAATCAATTTGCTTCTATGAAAAAATCTATCTTTGCGCGCAAGGAAGATAAAAAAATTCAATTTTCAGATATAAATATCAGTCCTTATCCAAATTTGAATAATGAGACTATGTATAGAATTTCTTTTTATGAGGATTATTACACCAAAAACTATCAATTTAAAGGAGATAAAATCCTATATGTTAAAATTGATAGCAAGGGAAAAATGAAAATCTTAGCAGAGCAATAA
- a CDS encoding Ribose-phosphate pyrophosphokinase has product MRGYKIFSGSANVEFAKQISKYLSLPLSDAGVKRFSDGEISVQIDESVRGKDVFIIQSTCAPTNDNLMELLILTDALRRSSANSITAIIPYFGYARQDRKANPRVPITAKLVANLIEAAGIDRVATIDLHAGQIQGFFDIPVDNLYGSIVFNDYIKTKHFKNAIVGSPDIGGVARARSVAKNLGLDIVIVDKRREKANESEVMNIIGDVKDKEVILVDDIIDTAGTIVKAAEALKNKGAKSVMACCTHAVLSGKAYERIASGALDELVVTDTIPLKEQLPNIKVLSVAPVFAEVIRRVYHNESVNSLFI; this is encoded by the coding sequence ATGCGCGGTTATAAAATTTTTTCAGGTTCAGCTAATGTAGAATTTGCAAAACAAATTTCTAAATATCTTTCCTTGCCTTTAAGTGATGCAGGGGTGAAGCGCTTTAGCGATGGAGAAATTAGCGTTCAAATTGATGAAAGTGTGCGTGGTAAAGATGTTTTTATTATCCAAAGTACCTGTGCTCCTACTAATGACAATCTAATGGAGCTTTTGATTTTAACAGATGCTTTACGACGCTCGAGTGCGAACTCTATTACAGCTATTATTCCTTATTTTGGATATGCAAGACAAGATAGAAAAGCAAATCCAAGAGTACCTATTACTGCCAAACTTGTTGCAAACTTAATCGAAGCGGCAGGGATAGATCGTGTGGCTACTATTGATTTACATGCGGGGCAAATTCAAGGTTTTTTTGACATACCGGTTGACAATCTTTATGGAAGTATAGTGTTTAATGATTATATCAAAACCAAACATTTTAAAAATGCTATTGTTGGAAGTCCTGATATAGGTGGTGTAGCAAGAGCTAGAAGTGTAGCGAAGAATTTAGGACTTGATATAGTTATAGTGGATAAAAGACGCGAGAAAGCAAATGAAAGTGAAGTTATGAATATCATCGGAGATGTTAAAGATAAAGAAGTTATCTTAGTAGATGATATTATTGATACTGCAGGTACTATTGTAAAGGCTGCCGAAGCTTTAAAAAACAAAGGCGCAAAATCCGTCATGGCATGTTGTACTCACGCGGTTTTAAGTGGCAAAGCTTATGAAAGAATTGCTTCAGGAGCGCTTGATGAACTTGTAGTAACGGATACCATTCCTTTAAAAGAGCAATTGCCTAACATAAAAGTTTTAAGTGTAGCTCCTGTATTTGCTGAAGTAATACGCCGTGTTTATCATAATGAAAGCGTAAATTCTCTTTTTATTTAA
- a CDS encoding Alanine racemase produces MSLIKINQKAYENNLKTIASKVGDFSRLICVFKDNAYGHGAKILAPIAKALGVNFIAVKNEKEAYELESFFDNILILSHHPHGKENSKFIYALNDIDKINTYQNNTKIHLKIDTGMHRNGVCIENLSETLLKIKSSALKLEGIFTHFAGADEMDASFYIQKEKFSKAKDIAKQIYDNLIFHSHNSAALFRAVKIPEDEFCRTGLAQFGYGDEKLERVLSLYAHRLSHRELQIGQSVGYGGAFSATEKIKIATYDLGYADGLFRYDGKGDLLLANKQKILGKISMDSFSCQDFGEEVCVFDNANIWADFFRTINYEILVKLHPDIPRVLV; encoded by the coding sequence ATGTCTTTAATCAAAATCAATCAAAAAGCTTATGAAAATAACCTAAAAACTATAGCTAGCAAAGTAGGTGATTTTTCAAGATTGATTTGCGTTTTTAAAGATAATGCATATGGACATGGAGCTAAAATTTTAGCCCCAATTGCTAAAGCTTTGGGTGTTAATTTTATAGCAGTTAAAAACGAAAAAGAAGCTTATGAGCTTGAGTCTTTTTTTGATAATATTCTAATCCTTTCTCATCATCCACATGGCAAAGAAAATTCTAAATTTATTTATGCTTTAAATGATATAGATAAAATAAACACCTATCAAAACAATACAAAAATACACCTTAAAATAGATACAGGGATGCATCGCAATGGAGTTTGTATTGAAAATTTAAGTGAAACTTTGTTGAAAATTAAATCTTCTGCTTTGAAACTAGAGGGTATATTTACACATTTTGCAGGTGCAGATGAAATGGATGCAAGTTTTTATATCCAAAAAGAGAAATTTTCTAAGGCCAAGGATATTGCTAAGCAAATTTATGATAATTTAATTTTTCATTCACATAATTCTGCTGCTTTATTTAGAGCTGTAAAAATACCCGAAGATGAATTTTGTAGAACAGGTCTGGCACAATTTGGCTATGGAGATGAAAAATTAGAAAGAGTTTTAAGCTTATATGCTCATAGATTAAGCCATAGAGAATTACAAATAGGTCAAAGTGTAGGCTATGGCGGAGCTTTTAGTGCAACAGAAAAAATAAAAATAGCCACTTATGATCTAGGCTATGCGGATGGCTTGTTTCGCTACGATGGCAAAGGAGATTTATTGCTAGCTAATAAACAAAAAATTTTAGGTAAAATTTCAATGGATAGTTTTTCTTGCCAAGATTTTGGAGAAGAAGTGTGCGTGTTTGACAATGCAAATATTTGGGCAGATTTTTTTAGGACTATCAATTATGAAATTTTAGTCAAACTTCATCCTGATATCCCAAGAGTGTTGGTGTAA
- a CDS encoding Putative acyl-CoA thioester hydrolase — protein sequence MRNMGEPKLKIVAMPSDTNPAGNIFGGWILSQIDLAGAIAARELSPERVVTISMDKVVFKEPVFIGDIISCYSKVISVGNTSIGVEVEVTAQRVDSQGCTSCINVTSALVTYVSVTRDGKKKPISEELKRIHGFLNT from the coding sequence ATGAGAAATATGGGAGAACCAAAATTAAAAATTGTTGCAATGCCAAGCGATACTAATCCTGCGGGTAATATTTTTGGTGGATGGATACTTTCACAGATTGACTTAGCAGGCGCAATAGCAGCAAGAGAACTTTCTCCGGAACGCGTTGTAACTATATCTATGGATAAAGTAGTCTTTAAAGAACCTGTTTTTATAGGAGATATTATTTCTTGCTATTCTAAGGTTATAAGCGTGGGAAATACTTCTATAGGTGTAGAGGTAGAAGTTACCGCTCAAAGAGTGGATTCTCAAGGCTGTACCTCTTGTATCAATGTAACTTCTGCTTTAGTTACTTATGTCAGTGTTACAAGGGATGGAAAGAAAAAACCTATCAGTGAAGAATTAAAGAGAATTCACGGATTTTTAAATACCTAA